In Solanum lycopersicum chromosome 5, SLM_r2.1, the following are encoded in one genomic region:
- the LOC101243998 gene encoding phosphoglycerate mutase family protein encodes MAANQNVIVMRHGDRLDNFEELWVMKAERPWDPPLHQDGKIRAFCTGQKIRSSIDFPIHRVFVSPFLRCVQTAAEVVRALCDVADHNGESNVLSSNSDSVIIDPSKVKVSIEYGLCEMLNLVAVRASAAPKDGDFKFSISQYESELPAGTVDNTVEPVYKKLPEWEESLESARARYVKVVKALADKYPSENLLLVTHGEGVGSIFTELNKDSTVLEVAYCGHLHVKRSIQSGEKQPFTAGEFVYEKQTGIISAAK; translated from the exons ATGGCGGCGAATCAAAATGTAATTGTAATGAGACACGGTGACCGGTTGGATAACTTTGAGGAATTGTGGGTGATGAAAGCGGAAAGACCGTGGGATCCACCTTTGCATCAGGATGGTAAGATCCGGGCATTTTGTACGGGTCAAAAGATCCGATCCAGTATTGATTTCCCGATCCATCGGGTTTTCGTTTCTCCGTTTCTCCGATGTGTGCAGACTGCTGCAGAGGTCGTACGTGCTCTTTGTGACGTTGCTGATCACAACGGCGAGTCTAATGTCTTGTCATCCAATTCCGATTCAGTCATTATTGATCCATCTAAAGTCAAA GTATCTATTGAATATGGTTTGTGTGAAATGCTGAATTTAGTAGCTGTAAGAGCTTCTGCAGCTCCTAAGGATGGGGATTTCAAATTCAGCATCTCACAATATGAATCTGAGTTGCCTGCTGGAACTGTAGATAACACTGTTGAACCTGTGTATAAGAAG CTGCCAGAGTGGGAAGAGTCGTTGGAAAGTGCAAGGGCTAGATATGTGAAGGTAGTTAAGGCCCTTGCTGATAAGTATCCTTCTGAGAACCTGTTGTTAGTCACACATG GTGAAGGAGTAGGTTCCATCTTTACTGAGCTTAACAAGGATTCAACTGTATTAGAGGTAGCGTATTGTGGACATCTGCACGTAAAGAGAAGTATCCAATCCGGAGAGAAACAACCATTTACTGCTGGAGAGTTTGTATACGAGAAACAAACGGGTATAATATCTGCTgctaaataa
- the LOC138348443 gene encoding uncharacterized protein, which produces MTSTADGASSEVQQQLPVTTIAKIDHNHPLFIHPSDTQGSVLISIQLLGSENYSLWSKSLKLVLLEKNKLGFLLGTCKEEMYSESLHDVWDRCNAIVLGWIMNTVSKGLISTVIYGSDAHTVWEDLRERFDKVNASRAFYLHKELVTMSQGTSSVSIYFSRLRKLWDEAETLIPCPSCACPESKQYIKHLQFHQLWQSLMGLNESYAHARSHVLMQIPVPSVNQAYVMIVSVESQRIHGAGNTSSPAEGLSETTLMSNRMSLSSQSGNGGYYNNNTASSGTGRGVSNFQNNGYRNKGYGDGRTSYSAGKSQLYCEFCHYKGHTKETCYKLHGYPKKKGGVSSYANNASAGNESGMFDSVLGSNTRANESSNDTTSGQGVSMFTQEQYYEILQMMRKGKSKEVDTMANVATAGVFGTSRSLQWEGPGDW; this is translated from the exons ATGACTTCAACTGCAGATGGAGCTTCAAGTGAAGTTCAACAACAACTTCCAGTTACAACTATAGCGAAAATTGATCACAATCATCCTCTCTTTATACATCCTTCAGATACCCAAGGTTCTGTTCTGATTTCAATTCAATTACTGGGTTctgaaaattattctttgtgGAGCAAATCTTTAAAACTTGTGTTACTTGAAAAAAACAAGCTAGGATTTCTACTTGGAACATGTAAAGAGGAGATGTATTCTGAATCTTTACATGATGTATGGGATAGATGTAATGCAATTGTTCTAGGATGGATTATGAATACTGTGTCTAAAGGTTTGATTAGTACAGTAATCTATGGATCTGATGCTCATACAGTATGGGAAGATCTACGTGAAAGATTTGATAAAGTCAATGCATCTAGGGCCTTTTATCTTCACAAAGAATTAGTCACTATGTCACAAGGAACTTCTTCTGTGTCAATCTATTTTTCAAGATTGAGAAAGTTGTGGGATGAAGCTGAAACATTGATTCCTTGTCCTTCATGTGCTTGTCCTGAATCTAAGCAATACATAAAGCATTTACAATTTCATCAGTTGTGGCAATCTCTGATGGGACTTAATGAGTCTTATGCTCATGCAAGAAGTCATGTCCTTATGCAGATTCCAGTTCCAAGTGTAAATCAGGCTTATGTTATGATTGTTAGTGTTGAGAGTCAAAGAATACATGGTGCAGGAAATACATCTTCACCTGCAGAAGGTTTATCTGAAACAACATTGATGAGTAATAGAATGTCTCTTAGTTCCCAATCTGGAAATGGTGGATACTACAATAATAATACAGCTTCCTCAGGAACAGGAAGAGGAGTGTCTAACTTTCAGAATAATGGATATAGAAATAAGGGATATGGAGATGGAAGAACTAGTTATTCTGCAGGAAAGTCCCAACTCTACTGTGAATTTTGCCACTATAAAGGTCATACAAAAGAAACTTGTTACAAACTCCATGGTTATCCTAAGAAGAAAGGAGGAGTATCTTCTTATGCAAATAATGCTTCTGCTGGCAATGAGTCTGGAATGTTTGATTCAGTTTTAGGTTCTAATACTAGAGCAAATGAGTCATCTAATGATACTACTTCAGGACAGGGTGTGTCAATGTTTACTCAAGAGCAATATTATGAGATTTTGCAGATGATGAGAAAAGGGAAGAGTAAAGAAGTGGACACAATGGCCAATGTAGCTACTGCAGGTGTATTTGGGACATCAA GATCTCTTCAATGGGAGGGTCCTGGGGATTGGTAA
- the LOC138348444 gene encoding zinc finger BED domain-containing protein RICESLEEPER 2-like, giving the protein MAEQTELNMGVADQRQSRISMADSTDNTPSNSNDMSIGTEITKKKRKEMDPRSLVWQRFEKIFENGVLVKAKCLHCKQYYAANTTRNGTSGLKQHLTYRCKVYKPLTVTPGIQKLLNIQNNNLETWKFEQEVCRRALVEMIILDELPFSFVEKEGFKKFMSKFQPLFHIPSRRTITRDCYEVYGELRINLKQSLREIQPRICLTTDTWTSVQRINYICLTAHFIDRDWVLHKRILNFCPITSHKGEHLAESISNCLLDWKLDNVFTVTVDNASSNDVAVLELSKKLDMWGTNLMEGKHLHVRCMAHILNLIVQDGLKEIGPSIKKVRQMVKYVRSSSSRARNFLKSVEMQKIECDKMLSLDVPTRWNSTYLMLDTAEKFEKAFERFDLYDGNFNSFLATDVCEDGSIAGQFNMKIGLM; this is encoded by the coding sequence atggcTGAACAAACAGAATTAAATATGGGTGTAGCTGATCAAAGACAAAGTCGAATAAGTATGGCTGATTCTACGGATAATACACCTAGTAATAGCAATGATATGTCGATTGGCacagaaataacaaaaaaaaaaagaaaagaaatggatCCTAGATCTCTTGTTTGGCAACGGtttgaaaagatttttgaaaatgGTGTATTAGTTAAAGCAAAGTGCTTACATTGTAAACAATATTATGCTGCCAATACAACAAGAAATGGAACAAGTGGACTAAAACAACATTTGACTTATCGGTGTAAAGTGTATAAACCTTTGACTGTTACACCCggtattcaaaaattattaaatattcaaaataacaatttagaGACTTGGAAATTTGAGCAAGAGGTATGTAGGAGAGCTTTAGTTGAGATGATTATTTTGGATGAACTACCTTTTagttttgttgaaaaagaaggctTTAAGAAGTTTATGAGTAAATTCCAGCCTTTGTTTCATATTCCTTCTCGTAGAACCATAACAAGGGATTGTTATGAAGTTTATGGTGAATTgagaataaatttgaaacaatcTTTAAGAGAAATACAACCAAGAATTTGTCTCACAACAGACACATGGACTTCAGTGCAAAGaatcaattatatatgtttgaCTGCTCACTTTATTGATAGGGATTGGGTGCTTCATAaaagaatattgaatttttgtccTATCACTAGTCATAAAGGTGAGCATTTGGCTGAGTCTATTAGtaattgtttacttgattgGAAGTTGGATAACGTTTTTACTGTTACGGTTGATAATGCCTCTTCAAATGATGTGGCAGTTTTAgagttgtccaaaaaattagatatgtgGGGAACTAATTTGATGGAAGGTAAGCATCTCCATGTGAGATGTATGGCTCACATACTTAATCTAATTGTGCAAGATGGTTTGAAAGAAATTGGTCCTTCTATCAAAAAGGTGAGACAGATGGTGAAATATGTTAGATCATCTTCTTCAAGGGCAAGAAACTTCTTGAAAAGTGTTGAAATGCAAAAGATAGAATGTGATAAGATGTTGTCTTTAGATGTGCCTACTAGGTGGAATTCCACCTATTTGATGTTAGACACAGCAGAAAAGTTTGAGAAGGCTTTTGAGAGGTTTGATCTTTATGATggtaattttaattcttttcttgcTACTGATGTTTGTGAAGATGGAAGTATCGCAGGGCAATTCAATATGAAGATTGGGCTAATGTGA